A stretch of the Clostridium botulinum genome encodes the following:
- a CDS encoding pyridoxal phosphate-dependent aminotransferase has protein sequence MKKLVSNHVENIEISGIRKFYNKVVKIPDALSLTLGQPDFNVPQKIKDAMIKAINENKTAYTSNAGIEELREEISKYLYNNFNIAYEKEEICLTIGGSEALLATFMAFINEGDKVLIPTPAYPAYESCVKLLGGTIVNYELNDDFSINHIRLKEIIEKENPKIMVLSYPCNPTGAILSKEDKEKLYELMKEKNILIISDEIYSSLCFEKEYNSLGQYEDIKEKVIIVNGFSKMFSMTGLRLGYVCAHKKHIDSIIKVHQYNVSCAPSIVQWGALEGLKNSLDDVENMKNEFIKRRDYLYDRLNAMGFEVNMPKGAFYMFPSIKKFNMSSEEFCERLLNEAKVAIVPGSAFGNGGEGFVRISYCYSIERIKESIERLEAWINTL, from the coding sequence ATGAAAAAGTTAGTTTCTAATCATGTAGAAAATATTGAAATATCAGGCATAAGAAAATTTTATAATAAAGTTGTAAAAATTCCAGATGCACTTTCTCTTACTTTAGGTCAGCCAGATTTTAATGTGCCACAGAAAATAAAAGATGCAATGATAAAAGCCATTAATGAAAATAAAACTGCATATACATCTAATGCTGGTATAGAAGAACTAAGAGAAGAAATATCAAAATATTTATATAACAATTTTAATATAGCTTATGAGAAGGAAGAAATATGCTTAACTATAGGAGGAAGTGAAGCTTTACTTGCCACGTTTATGGCATTTATAAATGAAGGAGATAAGGTTCTTATACCAACTCCCGCATATCCTGCTTATGAAAGTTGTGTAAAACTTTTAGGTGGTACAATAGTTAATTATGAATTAAATGATGATTTTTCTATTAATCACATAAGACTCAAAGAAATTATAGAAAAAGAAAATCCTAAAATTATGGTGTTATCTTATCCATGTAATCCAACAGGTGCAATATTAAGTAAGGAAGATAAAGAAAAGTTATATGAATTAATGAAGGAAAAAAATATTCTAATTATAAGTGATGAAATATATAGTTCACTTTGTTTTGAAAAAGAATATAATTCTTTAGGTCAATATGAAGATATTAAAGAAAAAGTTATTATTGTAAATGGGTTTTCAAAGATGTTTTCTATGACTGGACTTAGACTTGGATATGTTTGTGCTCATAAAAAGCATATAGATAGCATTATTAAGGTTCATCAATATAATGTGTCTTGTGCACCATCAATTGTTCAATGGGGAGCATTAGAAGGCTTGAAAAATTCACTCGATGATGTAGAAAACATGAAAAATGAGTTTATAAAAAGAAGAGATTACTTATATGATAGATTAAATGCAATGGGATTTGAAGTAAATATGCCTAAAGGAGCATTTTATATGTTTCCAAGTATTAAAAAATTCAATATGAGTAGTGAGGAATTTTGTGAGAGATTATTAAACGAAGCAAAAGTAGCTATTGTTCCTGGATCTGCATTTGGCAATGGCGGAGAAGGTTTTGTTAGAATTTCTTATTGCTATTCAATAGAAAGAATTAAAGAATCCATAGAAAGATTAGAAGCGTGGATTAATACTTTATAA
- the dapD gene encoding 2,3,4,5-tetrahydropyridine-2,6-dicarboxylate N-acetyltransferase — MNYDLTNPYEIARYIKEAKKSTPLKVYVDGNLKDCKFDNIEYYGDNNFYILFGESIELLEFLDKNKTLITKYRIEQDRRNSAIPMLDTKHIDARIEPGAIIRDMVSIGKNAVIMMGAVINIGCEIGEGTMVDMNAVLGARAKLGKNVHLGAGAVVAGVLEPPSKSPCEIEDNVLIGANAVILEGVRVGKNSVVAAGSVVVEDIPENVVVAGSPAKIIKTVDSKTKDKTKLMDDLRK; from the coding sequence ATGAATTACGATTTAACAAATCCATACGAAATTGCAAGATACATAAAAGAAGCAAAAAAATCTACTCCACTTAAAGTATATGTAGATGGAAATCTTAAAGATTGTAAATTTGATAATATAGAATACTACGGCGACAATAACTTCTACATATTATTTGGTGAAAGTATAGAACTATTAGAATTTCTAGATAAAAATAAAACACTAATAACAAAATATAGAATAGAACAAGATAGAAGAAATTCAGCTATACCAATGCTTGATACAAAACATATAGATGCTAGAATTGAACCAGGTGCAATCATTAGGGATATGGTTTCAATCGGCAAAAATGCTGTTATAATGATGGGAGCTGTAATAAATATAGGATGTGAAATTGGCGAAGGTACAATGGTAGATATGAATGCTGTATTAGGTGCTCGTGCAAAATTAGGCAAAAATGTCCACCTAGGAGCAGGTGCAGTAGTTGCAGGTGTTCTAGAACCACCTAGTAAATCACCATGTGAAATTGAAGATAATGTTTTAATAGGTGCTAATGCCGTTATACTTGAGGGTGTTCGTGTTGGTAAAAACTCTGTTGTAGCTGCTGGCTCAGTTGTTGTAGAAGATATACCTGAAAATGTAGTTGTAGCTGGAAGCCCCGCTAAAATCATAAAAACTGTTGATAGCAAAACTAAGGATAAAACTAAGTTAATGGATGATTTAAGAAAATAA
- a CDS encoding single-stranded DNA-binding protein — MDNLMLNNKIYLEGTCISNLEFSHEMYGEGFYTFKLGVNRLSDVKDVLPVTISERLLTEIEIKEGVDLVVEGQLRSYNKFINGSNRLILTVFARDVQPCIEKSKNPNQIFLDGYICKEPIYRTTPFGREIADILLAVNRPYNKSDYIPTISWGRNSRFCKTLKVGDNIKVWGRLQSRKYQKKLGEDEVITKTAYEVSISKLEHADEFEHEQDESVENLAE, encoded by the coding sequence ATGGACAATTTAATGTTAAACAACAAAATATATTTAGAAGGGACTTGTATATCAAATCTTGAATTTAGTCACGAAATGTATGGCGAAGGTTTTTATACATTTAAACTTGGGGTAAATAGACTTAGTGATGTAAAAGATGTATTACCTGTAACTATTTCAGAAAGATTATTAACAGAAATAGAAATAAAAGAAGGAGTGGATTTAGTAGTTGAAGGTCAATTAAGATCCTATAATAAATTTATAAATGGATCTAATAGGTTAATACTTACGGTATTTGCAAGGGATGTACAACCATGTATTGAAAAAAGTAAAAACCCAAATCAAATATTCTTAGATGGTTATATATGTAAAGAACCTATATATAGAACAACTCCTTTTGGAAGAGAAATTGCAGATATATTATTGGCTGTTAATAGACCGTATAATAAATCAGATTATATTCCTACAATTTCTTGGGGTAGAAATTCTAGATTTTGCAAAACCTTAAAAGTCGGAGATAATATAAAAGTATGGGGAAGACTACAAAGTAGAAAGTATCAGAAAAAGTTAGGTGAAGACGAAGTAATAACAAAGACAGCTTATGAAGTTTCTATTTCTAAATTAGAGCATGCTGATGAATTTGAGCATGAACAGGATGAATCAGTAGAAAATTTAGCGGAATAA
- the pdaB gene encoding polysaccharide deacetylase family sporulation protein PdaB: MNIQKYLEKIKKHQILIVLGIFVFLAAFFLGVNFKNLQAVSRESKKYPIYSVDTNEKKIAITFDTNWGTNNTKKVLDILDKYNAKATFFLMGTWIDKHENETKEIFNRGHEIGNHSNSHADFTLISRTRIIEEIAATDAKLMKLLGKGTEVFRFPSGSYNEKSLEIAESTNHYCIQWNVDSIDWKEQGADIEYNRVVKKVKPGSILLFHDNAKYTPETLPRILSDLKAKGYQFVKVSDLIYKNGYYMDNLGTQKLKEK, from the coding sequence ATGAATATACAAAAATATTTAGAAAAAATTAAAAAACACCAAATACTTATTGTTTTGGGGATATTTGTATTTTTAGCGGCGTTTTTTCTTGGAGTCAATTTCAAGAATCTTCAAGCTGTATCTAGGGAAAGCAAAAAATATCCTATTTATTCTGTTGATACTAATGAAAAAAAAATAGCTATTACTTTTGATACTAATTGGGGGACTAATAATACAAAAAAAGTTTTGGATATTTTAGATAAGTATAACGCAAAGGCAACTTTCTTTTTAATGGGAACGTGGATAGATAAACATGAAAATGAGACTAAAGAAATCTTTAATCGAGGTCATGAAATAGGAAATCATTCTAATAGTCATGCAGATTTCACATTAATATCAAGAACTAGAATAATAGAAGAGATTGCAGCTACAGATGCAAAATTAATGAAGTTATTAGGTAAGGGAACAGAAGTGTTTAGATTTCCATCAGGTTCATACAATGAAAAATCATTAGAAATTGCAGAAAGTACTAATCATTATTGTATTCAATGGAATGTGGATAGTATAGATTGGAAAGAACAAGGTGCAGATATAGAATACAATAGAGTTGTGAAAAAGGTAAAACCAGGCTCTATTTTATTATTTCATGATAATGCAAAATATACACCTGAAACTTTGCCAAGGATTTTAAGTGATCTAAAAGCAAAGGGATACCAATTTGTTAAAGTGTCGGATTTGATATACAAAAATGGTTATTACATGGATAATTTAGGTACTCAAAAGTTAAAAGAAAAATAG
- a CDS encoding DUF4364 family protein: MFNNTSDLVEDKLLLLYLLENIKLPISNNQITQIILENNFINYFTLQEYLSELENASFINVIEQEGKHRIVISSKGLKVLSLFGNRISKDKMKAIDVYLSKQLENIKKEITISSEYTIEGNNYIVNLKAIENNSILIDLKLNVASNEQAKALCANWKENPSEIYYKLIKVLINDIK; this comes from the coding sequence GTGTTTAACAACACCTCAGATTTAGTTGAAGATAAGCTTCTTTTGCTTTATTTATTAGAAAATATAAAACTTCCTATTTCAAATAATCAAATTACCCAAATAATTTTAGAAAATAATTTTATTAATTATTTTACTCTTCAAGAATATTTAAGCGAATTAGAAAATGCTTCCTTCATAAATGTAATAGAACAAGAAGGTAAACATAGAATAGTCATATCAAGTAAAGGTTTAAAAGTATTATCATTATTTGGAAATCGTATATCTAAAGATAAAATGAAAGCAATAGACGTCTATCTTTCAAAGCAATTAGAAAATATAAAAAAAGAAATAACTATTTCTTCCGAATATACAATTGAAGGTAACAACTATATTGTTAATTTGAAAGCTATTGAAAATAACTCTATTTTAATTGATTTAAAGTTAAATGTAGCTTCTAATGAACAAGCTAAAGCTTTATGTGCAAATTGGAAGGAAAATCCTTCTGAAATTTACTACAAGCTTATAAAAGTCCTTATAAATGATATTAAATAG
- a CDS encoding YncE family protein: MSKLYVCNTHSDDISVVDIEQFKEDRKIHFESSTFEKVGPHSICKYKDKLLVANIYSNTISIFDKKEEKELDSYFIGMNCNDVVVYENRAYAICGDSNYVVVFNLETNLIEEEIPCGDFPKSIEINRQKKIILISNFESDSITLIDLEDSNNVKEIKVGAYPTKALFTVDGEHIIVCESNMGGDIRGNVSVVSLKGLKLFNRILVGKYPVDMYINSSCAFVSNFGEGTVSIVDINNYKEMNKINVGGMPSGIIKLGDSIYVGDNYNNLLIKANLMEENKKVISIGGEPTGMTYI; the protein is encoded by the coding sequence ATGAGTAAATTATACGTATGCAATACACATTCGGATGATATATCTGTCGTAGATATAGAACAATTTAAAGAAGACAGAAAAATACATTTTGAATCTTCTACCTTTGAAAAAGTAGGACCCCATAGCATTTGTAAGTATAAAGACAAGCTACTTGTAGCTAATATTTATAGTAATACTATATCTATATTTGATAAAAAAGAGGAAAAAGAATTAGATAGTTATTTTATAGGGATGAATTGTAATGACGTTGTAGTGTATGAAAATAGGGCCTATGCAATATGTGGAGATTCTAATTATGTTGTGGTATTTAATTTAGAAACTAATCTTATAGAAGAAGAAATTCCGTGTGGAGATTTTCCTAAGAGTATAGAAATTAATAGACAAAAGAAAATTATACTTATATCTAATTTTGAAAGTGATAGCATTACTTTAATTGATTTAGAAGATAGTAATAATGTAAAAGAAATAAAAGTAGGAGCCTATCCAACAAAAGCACTATTTACAGTGGATGGGGAACATATTATAGTTTGCGAGAGTAATATGGGGGGTGATATAAGGGGTAATGTAAGTGTTGTTTCATTAAAGGGATTAAAGCTATTTAATAGGATACTAGTTGGAAAGTATCCTGTGGACATGTATATAAATTCATCCTGTGCATTTGTATCCAATTTTGGAGAAGGAACAGTAAGTATAGTGGATATTAATAACTATAAAGAGATGAACAAAATAAATGTTGGAGGCATGCCTAGTGGAATTATAAAACTAGGAGATAGTATATATGTGGGAGATAATTATAATAATCTATTAATAAAGGCAAATTTAATGGAAGAAAATAAAAAAGTCATATCCATAGGAGGAGAACCTACTGGTATGACATATATATAA
- a CDS encoding TIGR03905 family TSCPD domain-containing protein, with protein MYTYNPKGVCSKEISFEIENNKLKNISFIGGCDGNLKGISSLVDGMDIDTVIKKLRGINCRGKGTSCPDQLAKALEELKESHNL; from the coding sequence TTGTATACATATAATCCAAAGGGTGTTTGTTCAAAAGAAATAAGCTTCGAAATTGAAAATAATAAATTAAAAAATATTTCTTTCATAGGCGGATGTGATGGGAATTTAAAAGGAATTTCCAGTTTAGTTGACGGTATGGATATAGATACTGTAATAAAAAAACTTCGTGGAATTAACTGTAGAGGTAAAGGTACTTCATGTCCTGATCAATTAGCTAAAGCCTTAGAAGAGCTTAAAGAATCACACAACCTTTAA
- a CDS encoding DNA-3-methyladenine glycosylase: MDKIEQNFYKRDTIEVAKELLGKYIVVNEKNEKIVAKIVEVEAYLGINDKAAHSYGGRKTERTRVMYEDGGCVYIFQIYGMYNCLNIVTSHKEIPEAVLIRAVEPISNIDKFSFNRFKKSFNELTRYQQKNITNGPGKLCMAMNITKELNGEDLSSDKMYILDNKEEFEIISSKRIGIDYAEEAKDYLLRFYIKDNKYVSKK; the protein is encoded by the coding sequence TTGGATAAAATAGAACAGAATTTTTACAAACGAGATACTATAGAGGTAGCTAAAGAGTTATTGGGTAAATATATTGTAGTTAATGAAAAAAATGAAAAAATAGTAGCTAAGATAGTTGAGGTGGAAGCATATTTAGGAATTAATGATAAAGCAGCGCATTCATACGGTGGAAGAAAAACGGAAAGAACTAGAGTTATGTATGAAGATGGAGGTTGTGTATATATATTTCAGATATATGGTATGTATAATTGTTTAAATATAGTTACTTCGCATAAAGAAATACCAGAGGCAGTACTTATAAGAGCGGTAGAACCTATAAGCAATATAGATAAATTTAGTTTCAATAGATTTAAAAAAAGTTTTAATGAATTGACTAGATATCAGCAAAAAAATATAACTAATGGTCCAGGAAAACTTTGTATGGCTATGAATATAACAAAAGAACTTAATGGAGAAGATTTAAGTTCGGATAAAATGTATATATTAGATAATAAAGAAGAATTTGAGATTATATCATCTAAAAGGATAGGCATTGATTATGCTGAAGAAGCAAAAGATTATCTTTTAAGATTTTATATAAAAGATAATAAATATGTGTCTAAAAAATAG
- a CDS encoding AI-2E family transporter, whose translation MWKNKIPYINLIPIFIILALIFKAINNIEILAGSFGVILAILTPFFWAFGIAYILNPLMVYFEKKFKFKRNYSILIVFLLLIGFITLTVTIISPAIINNVDQLANNIPTYVRKTQTWFYGTITRFNLSNNTTLIQFANKSLSSITATLTASLNSFLNVALTKAIDITSSFLKMIFGFIISVYILKDKEVFQNNIKDFLYSLFKKKSVDSFLIFGCEVNTIFSQYIIGKSIDSLIIGLLCAIGLGILKTPYVLLISLLVGVTNMIPYFGPFIGMIPAVLITLFSSPIKALWVFIFILVLQQFDGWVLGPKILGDKVGVSPFWIILAITVGGGTFGVLGMFLGVPIIAVVKTLLQKFVLNRLNDKNIKST comes from the coding sequence TTGTGGAAAAATAAAATCCCTTATATAAACCTAATACCTATTTTTATCATTCTAGCCCTTATTTTCAAAGCAATTAACAATATAGAAATTTTAGCAGGCTCTTTTGGTGTTATATTAGCTATACTAACCCCATTCTTTTGGGCATTTGGAATAGCATACATATTAAATCCTTTAATGGTATACTTTGAGAAAAAGTTTAAGTTTAAAAGGAACTATAGTATACTTATAGTATTTTTATTACTTATAGGATTTATAACATTAACAGTTACTATTATTTCACCAGCTATTATAAACAATGTTGACCAGTTAGCTAATAATATACCTACATATGTACGCAAAACTCAAACTTGGTTTTACGGAACAATCACAAGATTTAATTTATCAAACAATACTACACTTATACAATTTGCCAATAAGAGTTTATCAAGCATAACAGCGACATTAACTGCTTCTCTAAATTCTTTTCTTAATGTAGCATTAACTAAAGCCATAGATATAACTTCTTCATTCTTAAAAATGATATTTGGCTTTATAATATCTGTTTACATATTAAAAGATAAGGAAGTATTTCAAAATAATATAAAAGACTTTTTATATTCTCTATTTAAGAAAAAATCAGTTGATTCTTTTCTTATATTCGGTTGTGAAGTAAATACAATATTTTCTCAATATATTATTGGTAAATCTATAGACTCTTTAATAATTGGTCTATTATGTGCTATTGGTCTTGGAATATTAAAAACACCTTATGTATTATTAATTAGCTTACTTGTTGGAGTAACCAATATGATACCTTATTTTGGACCATTTATAGGCATGATTCCTGCTGTTTTAATAACACTATTTTCTAGTCCTATTAAGGCATTATGGGTATTCATATTTATACTTGTACTTCAACAATTTGATGGATGGGTTCTAGGTCCTAAAATTTTAGGAGATAAAGTAGGTGTAAGTCCATTTTGGATAATACTAGCTATCACTGTAGGTGGCGGTACATTCGGAGTATTAGGTATGTTCCTAGGAGTACCGATAATAGCTGTAGTAAAAACACTACTTCAAAAATTCGTATTGAATCGCTTGAATGATAAAAATATTAAAAGCACTTAA
- a CDS encoding bifunctional folylpolyglutamate synthase/dihydrofolate synthase — protein sequence MNYKESMNYIEDSAKFSINLGLSRTERILDILGNPHKKIKCIHIAGTNGKGSITAMISSVLIEEGYKVGMYTSPYIEEFEERIQINNTKILKEDLAYAITKVYDAATQIIKEGYSHPTQFEIITCASLLYFFEKNVDYAVMEVGLGGRLDSTNVIKPIISVIASISYDHMKILGNTLEEIAYEKAGIIKDEVPVVLYPQQENIEKVIKDVCKDKKSDVIKVPSDCVEFLSCTDKILNGEERRVQNIIIHTKSQRYYINLSLLGKHQLLNCATVIYVIEKLKELGVSISNTSITQGLLKVKWIGRFEILKKNPLVVIDGAHNIDGIKKLKESINTYVKYKNIILILGILTDKQVENMVEVITPMAGKVICVTPHNDRAEIATELMKIVKRYNENCEAVESYEDAYINALKYCEEDDLLLVSGSLYMIGDMRKIIIKK from the coding sequence TTGAATTATAAAGAGTCGATGAACTATATAGAAGATTCAGCTAAATTTAGTATAAATCTTGGATTAAGTAGAACCGAAAGAATACTGGATATTTTAGGTAATCCTCATAAGAAGATTAAGTGTATACATATTGCAGGAACTAATGGTAAAGGATCTATAACAGCAATGATTTCTTCTGTTTTGATAGAAGAGGGGTATAAGGTGGGGATGTATACTTCACCATATATTGAAGAATTTGAAGAAAGAATACAGATAAATAACACTAAAATATTAAAAGAGGATTTAGCTTATGCAATTACAAAAGTATATGATGCTGCAACTCAAATAATAAAAGAAGGTTACAGCCATCCAACTCAATTTGAAATAATAACTTGTGCTTCATTATTATACTTTTTTGAAAAAAATGTAGACTATGCTGTTATGGAAGTTGGACTTGGAGGAAGGCTTGACTCAACAAATGTAATAAAACCAATAATAAGTGTTATAGCATCAATAAGTTATGATCATATGAAAATTTTAGGAAATACCTTAGAAGAAATCGCATATGAAAAGGCAGGAATAATAAAAGATGAAGTACCTGTTGTATTATATCCTCAACAAGAAAATATTGAAAAGGTAATAAAAGATGTATGTAAAGATAAAAAATCAGATGTTATAAAGGTACCTAGTGATTGCGTTGAATTTTTAAGTTGTACTGATAAAATTTTAAATGGAGAGGAAAGAAGAGTACAAAATATTATTATTCATACTAAAAGTCAAAGATATTATATAAATCTGTCTCTTTTAGGCAAACATCAATTATTAAATTGTGCTACTGTAATATATGTTATCGAAAAGTTAAAAGAGTTAGGAGTTTCAATAAGCAATACATCTATTACACAAGGTCTATTAAAGGTTAAATGGATAGGAAGATTCGAAATATTGAAGAAGAATCCTTTGGTAGTTATAGATGGTGCACATAATATAGATGGAATAAAAAAATTAAAAGAAAGTATTAATACATATGTAAAATATAAAAATATTATATTAATTTTAGGTATCTTAACTGATAAACAAGTAGAAAATATGGTTGAAGTAATTACACCTATGGCTGGCAAAGTTATATGTGTAACCCCTCATAATGATAGAGCTGAAATTGCAACAGAGTTGATGAAAATTGTAAAAAGATATAATGAAAATTGTGAAGCTGTAGAAAGTTATGAAGATGCGTATATAAATGCTCTTAAATATTGTGAAGAAGATGATTTGCTTTTAGTTTCTGGTTCACTTTATATGATAGGAGATATGAGAAAAATTATAATTAAAAAGTAG
- a CDS encoding transposase, translated as MIITLNIQSENIYFKIFETVNIAFNKLGINTRKAKGRPPKYSDQQIVACMIYGVNNSIFSLRELEYKIKQDIVFQKIIGLKEVPDHSTFSLRAIALEKYVYYGIYAMLIELINPSTRICAIDGTALRSSLYDSEARYGKGTRLGRYKGYKLNCTACVCNNVLPLSFSITTANVYDNQVQGLLYELKTYNPFIVLADAAYDDAQWFKVSKTLEYNLLTDVNMRKANSIESFKDESRYKNALFMQSPIGKNLYKNRLKIEQLFSILKGLYNLENPRLYGQKRYERHVKWVLLSYIIDEFNKVNSKISSRKYPWNL; from the coding sequence ATGATTATAACATTAAATATACAAAGCGAAAACATTTATTTTAAAATTTTTGAAACTGTTAATATTGCATTTAATAAACTTGGCATTAATACTAGAAAAGCTAAAGGTAGACCGCCTAAATATTCAGATCAACAAATTGTTGCATGTATGATATATGGTGTAAATAATAGTATTTTTAGTCTTAGAGAACTTGAATATAAAATTAAACAAGATATTGTATTTCAAAAGATTATAGGTTTAAAAGAAGTTCCTGACCATTCTACATTTTCTTTAAGAGCGATAGCTTTAGAAAAATACGTGTACTATGGCATTTATGCTATGCTTATTGAACTTATAAATCCATCAACTAGAATTTGTGCTATTGATGGTACTGCATTAAGGAGCTCATTATATGATAGCGAAGCTAGGTATGGAAAAGGAACTAGACTTGGCAGATATAAAGGATATAAGTTAAATTGTACCGCTTGTGTATGTAATAATGTATTGCCTTTATCATTTTCTATAACTACTGCAAATGTCTATGATAATCAAGTCCAAGGATTGTTATATGAACTGAAAACTTATAATCCATTTATTGTACTTGCCGATGCTGCTTATGATGATGCTCAATGGTTTAAAGTTTCTAAAACTCTAGAATATAATTTATTAACAGACGTAAATATGCGTAAAGCAAACAGTATAGAATCTTTTAAAGATGAATCTAGATATAAAAATGCTCTTTTTATGCAATCGCCAATAGGTAAAAATTTATATAAAAATAGGCTAAAAATTGAACAATTATTTTCTATACTTAAAGGACTCTATAATCTAGAAAACCCTAGACTTTACGGACAAAAACGCTATGAACGCCATGTTAAGTGGGTTCTTTTATCGTATATTATAGACGAATTTAATAAGGTTAACAGCAAAATAAGTTCTAGAAAATATCCTTGGAATCTATAG